CGCAGAAGATAGtaaaaattaagctttttttgCGACAGTTCAAATGTACTTCCCAAATCTTTGCACCACGCCCAGTACTTTTGCCTTTGATGACAGTGAACTCCAATACTACTGTATTAACCTGCGTACAGTAAAGGCTAGCCTATCAAACAACACCACTGTTTCATGCTATTCAGAGTAGAGGAAACGACGTTTTAGAGTTGATTTACTGTATTATACAGATTACAGTATTTAAATATTGTTACAGTTTACCGAAAATACCCCAACAATGTCATAACGGCTGAGAATACACGTATATCTTTACAGGGTTATGGCCCttaaaaaagaagatattcaTAAACATCCATTAACTGCTGTTGAAGATCTGCAAAACACATATCAGCATACCGCATGTCAGCAAACTTGGGTCTACTTAATGCTCCCATaataattaattgcattattaagaaagctaattgttttaattataaattaaatgtatgtttaagacatatggtacaggtgaattaggtaggctaaattgttcgtagagtatgagtgtgtgtgtgtgtgtgtgtgaatgtgtgtggatgtttcccagagatgggttgcagcttgaggGGCATcatctgcgtaaaaacttgctggataagttggcggttcattccgctgtggcgaccccggattaaaaaagggactaagccgacaagaaaatgaatgaatgaatattattattaaaaccttATTGTAAGTATTTGCAATAAATACACCAGCAAAGATCAGGTTAATTTTCACACATCTCAAAGGTCACTTTTCATTATAGAAACTTGAACATGTAAGACAGTgtgtaaaaatatttgaaaaataaaattaaataaaaaataatatgctaCAACTCCACTAAAAATATTTCTCGAtcatgctttattttgatggcccatttgatgaatttaagttacattgcatctaaatgccaactaattctcattagattataagtccactgttaggttagggttagtgatAGGGTAAGTTGAcgtatttgcaaagtttcttatagtcagttaaatgtctgttgaaggagcagtatccaCAGATATTGAGCAGacggtctactaatactcaaaaggaccataaaaataaagtgttagctATATCTCTGTCAAAAATAGAAAAATGTGCCAATTTTAAGTTAGGATTCTCTATAAGAAAACAAATCAAGTATACTTTTTATTACATTTCTTAAAAAGTATGGTAAAAAGTAGACTCAAAATATATGTTcctatttgaaaagaaaactaaCACTTGAATAAAACACAAAAGACAGTAAGATACATTTTTAGGTAAACACTTTTATTTTCGGTAGCAAAAACAGCACCTAAGAAAAAAGGATACACAATGGGCAACTTCTCGTTTGCCAAAAGTACAATGAAATGATCTCTAATAAACAGGCGAACCGCATGGATCTACCACTAACATGCTAGCAATTTAGCACAAATGCAATCATATCCCTTCATTTGCTTAGCATGTTGAGCAATTCAGCTAAACGGCTAGCTGCAGTTAGTGGCACATCGAGGATTGTCCAGCCTACAGACGTGTTGTGCCATGTTGTGCAAGGTAAGACATGAAGACAGTTGTGCGGTGCGGTGGCCTGAAGACGTGTGTTTTTAGTGATGTGGATTAAGGCACGACAAGAGCGGTGAGATTATTTGGTCCCTCTGGAATTCTTTGGTCAGTGTGAGTGGCTTTCAACCTGCTTTATGGCTGCTTTTCTGTCTAGAGCTTTGGGCCGCAGCCATAATGGTTGAGAGGGAAGGTCATGAAGAGGCGTGACGTTTAGTGGACACAACTGGGGGAAGGACTTGCTCAATCTTGGACTACTTCAGAGGACTCGGACACAACTCTGCCATCCTTGGTCTCGATCATCTTGATCACGACGCTCTTCTTGGTCTGAGAGACGGTGTCGCTGTAGCCGCTGCCTGAGCTGTAGCCACCGCTGTATCCGCCGCTGTATCCGCCACCATATCCTCCAGATAAACCGCTGGAGTAACCGCTAGAGTAGGTGCTGTAGCTGCTGCCGGCACTTTCCATAGGATATCCACCATAGCTCGCTATCGGGACAGAAAGATGTAAGATGTAGATTCTGTAGAGGACAGTTCATTGCATTGAATTATTATGTGAAGGAAGAGTCTTGAAAGGAGTCAAACTTACTGCTCTGTTTTGAGATATTGATGGCCTTGATTCCAGTTGCCAGTCTGTTAAAAAAAGAGTGGGAAAAGCAATGACTATCTTGTACAGAAATCTCAAATTATGAAGCAATTATAGTTCTGATTGGTTGAGCTATGTTTGAAGCTGTggtaaaatacaaacataaaccTGTGACTGTTGCCTGGTACTGACCCAAGGAAACTACATttgctttaaatttattttaatgaaattacCATTGTGTAAAAGCAATAAGCCCTGAAGACATGGTTTACAGTAAATGTATAGAACTCTGTGTCATGTACAACAACTCCCCTTAGCTGTTACAAATTAGCTGTGAGCCACAGCTACTTGAGGATTATTGATTCTATACAGCAAGTGTGCATTTGCTGAACTCACCTGTCCTCTTCTCCTTCCAGGAGCTTCCTGTAGGTGGCGATCTCGATGTCTAGGGCTAATTTTACATTCATCAGGTCCTGATATTCTCTAATCTGGCGTGCCATGTCCTGCTTGGCTCTCTGGAGGGCATCCTCCAGGTCCTTAATGCGGCCCTTGGCATCTCTTACTGCCATCTCGCCGCGTTCCTCTGTCTCTGCGATCTGGTTCTCCAAGTTGGCTCGCtattgaaatgaaaaataataataaaaaataaagatcagtTTCACTCCTTGCATAATACTGAAAAGAATATTTGACATCTTGCAGTTTTTGTAGTTGCGTACCTGTCCTTTTACTGCATCGATTTCCGACTGCAATCTCTGGATCATGCGGTTAAGGTCAGCGATTTCTGTCTTTGTTGATCTAAGGTCGTCACCGTATTTGTTTGCAGATGTCTGCATCTCCTCATACTGAAGAACAAAAAACGAGTACATCTTATGAACTTCAATGGTAACAGTTGAGAACAGCTAAAATAAGAATTGACTTGAAAGGTAGCTTACCTTAGACTTGTACCACATCTCAGCCTCAGCCCGGCTTCGGTTAGCGATGTCTTCATACTGAGCGCGGACTTCAGCAACGATGGCGTCCATGTCGAGATTCCTGCTGTTGTCCATCTCCACCACGACTGAGGTGTCCTTGATCTGAGACTGCAGCTCACGGATCTCCTATAAATCCATAACGAGAGAAAGCAACGTTATTAAAATGGGATTTGTCTCACATCAGTGAACCATATATTTGGTGGGATTCTCCAGTGATAATTTACCTCCTCAAAGATCTGC
The nucleotide sequence above comes from Danio rerio strain Tuebingen ecotype United States chromosome 23, GRCz12tu, whole genome shotgun sequence. Encoded proteins:
- the krt8 gene encoding keratin, type II cytoskeletal 8 (The RefSeq protein has 1 substitution compared to this genomic sequence), with amino-acid sequence MSTYSKKTSYTVKSSSSGSIPRNFSSLSYSGPSMSRQSYSARSSYGGVNRGMGAGMGGGSGFISSSSAYGLGMGMGTGMGAGVVAPIQAVTVNKSLLAPLNLEIDPNIQIVRTQEKEQIKTLNNRFASFIDKVRFLEQQNKMLETKWSLLQNQTATRSNIDAMFEAYIANLRRQLDSLGNDKMKLEADLHNMQGLVEDFKNKYEDEINKRTECENEFVLIKKDVDEAYMNKVELEAKLESLTDEINFLRQIFEEEIRELQSQIKDTSVVVEMDNSRNLDMDAIVAEVRAQYEDIANRSRAEAEMWYKSKYEEMQTSANKYGDDLRSTKTEIADLNRMIQRLQSEIDAVKGQRANLENQIAEAEERGEMAVRDAKGRIKDLEDALQRAKQDMARQIREYQDLMNVKLALDIEIATYRKLLEGEEDRLATGIKAINISKQSTSYGGYPMESAGSSYSTYSSGYSSGLSGGYGGGYSGGYSGGYSSGSGYSDTVSQTKKSVVIKMIETKDGRVVSESSEVVQD